The nucleotide window GGCGTGGCATTTCCCAATCAGCGTGCGAGGCATCTGGGGGACGGACGCGCCTTGTGACGCGCGTTTCGGGAGATATGATCGCGCCACGTCACCCCTGACTCATTCGGAAAGGAGGCTCATCATGGCACTCACGCGATGGGAGCCCGTGGGCGTTCGTTCGCTCAGAGACCAGTTCAACCGGATGTTCGAGGACGTCATGACCCCGGCCATGCGCAGCGGGTTCGGTCTGGTGGGGCCGGCGCTCGACGTGTACGAGAAGGACGGCGAGGTCTACGTCGAGGCCGAGTTGCCCGGCATGGCCATCAAGGACGTCGAGATCACCTCGACCGAGAACACCCTCACCCTCAAGGGCGAGACAAGCCGGGAAACCGAGGTCAACGAGGAGAATTACCACCGCTCGGAGCGGCGCTTCGGCTCGTTCGTTCGCACGATCGAGCTTCCGAGCCCGATCAACCCCGAGCAGGCCAAGGCGTCGTTCAAGGACGGCGTGCTGACCATCCATGCGCCCCTGGCCGCGGGGGCGACACCCAAGCGGATCGCCGTGGAGGGCGAGAAGTCATAGCCGACGGCATCGCGAGAGGGGTTCGGGAGGGGAAACCGCCCCGAACCCCTCTCGCGATGCCGTATAATGGAGCGTCCATCCGTCAAGGGGGCCTCCATGATTCGCATCCGGGACGTCAAGAAGCGCTACCAGGCCGGTGACCAGGCGATTTTCGCCCTGGCCGGGGTGAGTCTCGACATCCAGGAGGGCGAGTTCGTCGCCATCATGGGCACGAGCGGCTCGGGCAAGTCCACCCTCATGAACATCATCGGCTGCCTGGATCGAGCGAGCGAGGGCGAGTACGCCCTGGACGGCCTGCCCATCGCCCAGTACGACGACAACGCCCTGGCCGGGGTCCGCAACCGGAAGCTCGGCTTCGTGTTCCAGAGCTTCAACCTCCTGCCCCGCACCACCGCCCTGGAGAACGTCGCGCTGCCCCTGCTCTACGCGGGGGTCAAGCCCGCCGAGCGCAGGGCCCGCGCCCTCGAGGCCCTCGATCGGGTGGGGCTTTCCGATCGCGCCGGCCACACCCCGAGCCAGCTCTCGGGCGGCCAGCAGCAGCGGGTGGCCATCGCCCGCGCCATCGTCAACCGCCCCAGGATCCTGCTCGCCGACGAGCCGACCGGCGCCCTCGACTCCAGGACCAGCGACGAGATCATGGCCCTGTTCACGGCCCTCAACGCCCAGGGGATGACGGTCGTGCTCGTGACCCACGAGCCCGACGTGGCCGCCTACGCGCGGCGGATCATCCGGTTCAGGGATGGCCGCATCCTCTCCGACGAGGCCAACGTGCCCACGAGGTCCGCCCACGCATGAAGCCCTTCGCCCTCGCCCTCTTGTTGACCGCCGCCCTGGCGCAAGGCGCATGGGCCGCCGAGCCCCTGACCCTGGAGGGTGCGATCGCGCGCGCCCTCTCGACCCACCCCGACGCCCTGATCGCCGACACGCGCCAGACCGCAGCCGAGCTCGCCGTGGCCGACGCCCAGAGCCAGCGTTTCAGCCTGAGCACCGAGGTCTCGGCCCTCTCCCGCACCTCCCAGGCGGGCCTGCTCGGCCAGGGCGCCTTGCCCCCATCCACCAGCCAGCAGAGCGTCAACGGCAACGTCAGCTTGACCGTCCCCATCTTCACGGGCTTCAAGCTGAGCAACGGGATCGCCTCGGCCGAGCACCAGCGCGACGCGGCCTCCGCGCAGCGCCTCCAGGCCCGGCAGGATCTCGCCATCCAGGTGACGCGGGCCTTCTGGCAGCTTCGGAAGGCCGAGCTGACCGAGGAGATCCAGCAGGTGGCCATCGACCAGACGGAGCGCACCCTCAAGCTGACCCGCGCGGGCTACGCCCTCGGCCGTCAGACCAGCAGCGACGTGGATCGCGTCGAGGTCGGCGTGCTCAACGCCAGGAACGAGCAACTGCGCCTGGAGGGCGAGACCCTCCAGGCGCGCACCGAGCTCGCGACCCTGGTCGGCATGCCGGCCGACGCCGTTTCGCTCGACGGCGCCTCGGCCGCGCTTGCGGCTGCGATCGCGCTGCCCTCGCGCGAGCGGGTGGATCGCCTGCTCGATCAACGGCCCGACATCCAGGCCTCGCAGGCGCGGCTCGAGGCGGCCCAGGCGTCGCTCGCGGCGGCTCAGGGCGATCGCTGGCCCCAGCTCTCCTTGATCACGAGCTACCAGCACGGCAAC belongs to Pantanalinema sp. and includes:
- a CDS encoding Hsp20/alpha crystallin family protein; this translates as MALTRWEPVGVRSLRDQFNRMFEDVMTPAMRSGFGLVGPALDVYEKDGEVYVEAELPGMAIKDVEITSTENTLTLKGETSRETEVNEENYHRSERRFGSFVRTIELPSPINPEQAKASFKDGVLTIHAPLAAGATPKRIAVEGEKS
- a CDS encoding ABC transporter ATP-binding protein, giving the protein MIRIRDVKKRYQAGDQAIFALAGVSLDIQEGEFVAIMGTSGSGKSTLMNIIGCLDRASEGEYALDGLPIAQYDDNALAGVRNRKLGFVFQSFNLLPRTTALENVALPLLYAGVKPAERRARALEALDRVGLSDRAGHTPSQLSGGQQQRVAIARAIVNRPRILLADEPTGALDSRTSDEIMALFTALNAQGMTVVLVTHEPDVAAYARRIIRFRDGRILSDEANVPTRSAHA
- a CDS encoding TolC family protein, coding for MKPFALALLLTAALAQGAWAAEPLTLEGAIARALSTHPDALIADTRQTAAELAVADAQSQRFSLSTEVSALSRTSQAGLLGQGALPPSTSQQSVNGNVSLTVPIFTGFKLSNGIASAEHQRDAASAQRLQARQDLAIQVTRAFWQLRKAELTEEIQQVAIDQTERTLKLTRAGYALGRQTSSDVDRVEVGVLNARNEQLRLEGETLQARTELATLVGMPADAVSLDGASAALAAAIALPSRERVDRLLDQRPDIQASQARLEAAQASLAAAQGDRWPQLSLITSYQHGNNPYDPTLGARGFSSSVSGTWDARLAASFNLFDGGKIQRAIARSEGEVREARATLEKARRDARLQAEKALIRLKSARDRLELTGKSTAIADKTLKWVETRYQQGYASQVEVNDSLGSLVTSRTQRVQALIDAQLARAELERALGAL